A region of Hoplias malabaricus isolate fHopMal1 chromosome 12, fHopMal1.hap1, whole genome shotgun sequence DNA encodes the following proteins:
- the fhl2a gene encoding four and a half LIM domains protein 2a has translation MTERYDCHYCKESLFGKKYVLREDNPYCVKCYESLYSNTCEECKKPIGCNSRDLSYKDRHWHEECFHCFQCKRSLVDKPFSTKDEQLLCTECYSNEYSSKCHECKKTIMPGSRKMEHKGNSWHETCFTCKRCQQPIGTKSFIPKDNNNYCVPCYEKQFAMQCVHCKKPITTGGVTYHEQPWHKDCFLCTGCKQQLSGQRFTSRDDFAYCLNCFCNLYAKKCAACTSPISGLGGSKYISFEERQWHNDCFNCKKCSVSLVGRGFLTERDDILCPECGKDI, from the exons ATGACGGAGCGCTACGACTGCCATTATTGTAAGGAATCTTTGTTTGGGAAGAAGTATGTCCTGCGAGAAGACAACCCCTACTGCGTGAAGTGTTATGAGAGCCTCTACTCCAACACCTGTGAGGAGTGCAAGAAGCCAATTGGCTGCAACAGCAGG GACCTGTCATACAAAGACCGCCACTGGCATGAGGAGTGTTTCCACTGCTTCCAGTGCAAGCGCTCGTTAGTGGACAAACCCTTCTCCACCAAGGACGAGCAGCTGCTGTGTACTGAGTGTTACTCCAATGAGTACTCCTCCAAGTGCCATGAATGCAAGAAGACCATAATGCCGG GCTCCAGGAAGATGGAGCATAAGGGCAACAGTTGGCATGAGACATGCTTTACCTGCAAGCGTTGCCAGCAGCCCATTGGCACCAAGAGCTTTATCCCCAAGGACAACAATAACTACTGTGTGCCCTGCTATGAGAAGCAGTTTGCCATGCAATGTGTGCACTGCAAGAAG CCCATCACCACTGGAGGAGTGACCTACCATGAACAGCCGTGGCATAAGGACTGCTTCCTGTGCACCGGCTGCAAGCAGCAGCTGTCTGGTCAGCGCTTCACCTCTCGTGATGACTTTGCATACTGCCTCAACTGCTTCTGCAACCTCTATGCCAAGAAGTGTGCTGCCTGCACCAGCCCCATCAGTG GTCTTGGTGGGAGCAAATACATCTCTTTTGAGGAGCGCCAGTGGCACAACGACTGTTTCAACTGCAAGAagtgctctgtctctcttgtgGGCCGAGGCTTTCTGACTGAGAGAGATGACATTCTGTGCCCTGAATGTGGCAAAGACATATGA
- the c12h2orf49 gene encoding ashwin isoform X2, whose protein sequence is MAARGGGGSGRMRNSDGEASEPDLLLHPELLSEHFIKLILQEKKINTEDDEDRDRLTELYIQHVIPLPQRELPNSRWGKRMEKTKARQVSNSAQSSSADSGRKRPLIVFDGSSTGSVKLKRADEAPAVTDRLKPPPSSINLSNPIRKLSGSSTNCSPSSSTVSSTQAPASVSGSTRSPTGNGHHSSSGQSSNTCMKLKRAAPTEMPKSPELKSPEVKKKIQHVTWP, encoded by the exons ATGGCGGCGCGCGGCGGCGGAGGGAGCGGGAGGATGAGGAACTCTGACGGAGAAGCGTCTGAACCAGACCTCCTACTTCACCCCGAGCTCCTGTCTGAACACTTCATTAAACTCATCCTTCAAGAG AAGAAGATAAATACAGAAGATGATGAAGATCGCGACAGACTCACTGAGTTATACATCCAGCATGTTATCCCACTACCGCAGAGAGAACTTCCCAACAGTAGGTGGGGGAAGAGAATGGAGAAGACGAAAGCACGCCAGGTTTCGAATAGTGCACAGAG CTCAAGTGCAGATAGTGGCAGGAAGAGGCCTTTGATTGTTTTTGATGGAAGCTCCACTGGAAGTGTTAAACTGAAGAGAGCTGACGAAGCACCAGCCGTTACAGATCGCTTAAAGCCCCCGCCTTCCAGCATCAACCTCTCCAATCCCATACGCAAGCTCTCAGGGTCCTCCACAAACTGTTCTCCATCCTCATCCACTGTGTCTTCCACCCAGGCTCCAGCATCAGTTTCAGGCAGCACCAGGAGTCCTACAGGCAATGGTCACCATAGTTCTTCGGGACAATCCAGCAACACATGCATGAAACTAAAGCGTGCAGCACCAACTGAAATGCCCAAAAGTCCT GAGCTGAAGTCACCTGAAGTGAAAAAGAAGATTCAACACGTCACATGGCCATGA
- the c12h2orf49 gene encoding ashwin isoform X3 yields the protein MAARGGGGSGRMRNSDGEASEPDLLLHPELLSEHFIKLILQEKINTEDDEDRDRLTELYIQHVIPLPQRELPNSRWGKRMEKTKARQVSNSAQSSSADSGRKRPLIVFDGSSTGSVKLKRADEAPAVTDRLKPPPSSINLSNPIRKLSGSSTNCSPSSSTVSSTQAPASVSGSTRSPTGNGHHSSSGQSSNTCMKLKRAAPTEMPKSPQELKSPEVKKKIQHVTWP from the exons ATGGCGGCGCGCGGCGGCGGAGGGAGCGGGAGGATGAGGAACTCTGACGGAGAAGCGTCTGAACCAGACCTCCTACTTCACCCCGAGCTCCTGTCTGAACACTTCATTAAACTCATCCTTCAAGAG AAGATAAATACAGAAGATGATGAAGATCGCGACAGACTCACTGAGTTATACATCCAGCATGTTATCCCACTACCGCAGAGAGAACTTCCCAACAGTAGGTGGGGGAAGAGAATGGAGAAGACGAAAGCACGCCAGGTTTCGAATAGTGCACAGAG CTCAAGTGCAGATAGTGGCAGGAAGAGGCCTTTGATTGTTTTTGATGGAAGCTCCACTGGAAGTGTTAAACTGAAGAGAGCTGACGAAGCACCAGCCGTTACAGATCGCTTAAAGCCCCCGCCTTCCAGCATCAACCTCTCCAATCCCATACGCAAGCTCTCAGGGTCCTCCACAAACTGTTCTCCATCCTCATCCACTGTGTCTTCCACCCAGGCTCCAGCATCAGTTTCAGGCAGCACCAGGAGTCCTACAGGCAATGGTCACCATAGTTCTTCGGGACAATCCAGCAACACATGCATGAAACTAAAGCGTGCAGCACCAACTGAAATGCCCAAAAGTCCT CAGGAGCTGAAGTCACCTGAAGTGAAAAAGAAGATTCAACACGTCACATGGCCATGA
- the c12h2orf49 gene encoding ashwin isoform X1 produces MAARGGGGSGRMRNSDGEASEPDLLLHPELLSEHFIKLILQEKKINTEDDEDRDRLTELYIQHVIPLPQRELPNSRWGKRMEKTKARQVSNSAQSSSADSGRKRPLIVFDGSSTGSVKLKRADEAPAVTDRLKPPPSSINLSNPIRKLSGSSTNCSPSSSTVSSTQAPASVSGSTRSPTGNGHHSSSGQSSNTCMKLKRAAPTEMPKSPQELKSPEVKKKIQHVTWP; encoded by the exons ATGGCGGCGCGCGGCGGCGGAGGGAGCGGGAGGATGAGGAACTCTGACGGAGAAGCGTCTGAACCAGACCTCCTACTTCACCCCGAGCTCCTGTCTGAACACTTCATTAAACTCATCCTTCAAGAG AAGAAGATAAATACAGAAGATGATGAAGATCGCGACAGACTCACTGAGTTATACATCCAGCATGTTATCCCACTACCGCAGAGAGAACTTCCCAACAGTAGGTGGGGGAAGAGAATGGAGAAGACGAAAGCACGCCAGGTTTCGAATAGTGCACAGAG CTCAAGTGCAGATAGTGGCAGGAAGAGGCCTTTGATTGTTTTTGATGGAAGCTCCACTGGAAGTGTTAAACTGAAGAGAGCTGACGAAGCACCAGCCGTTACAGATCGCTTAAAGCCCCCGCCTTCCAGCATCAACCTCTCCAATCCCATACGCAAGCTCTCAGGGTCCTCCACAAACTGTTCTCCATCCTCATCCACTGTGTCTTCCACCCAGGCTCCAGCATCAGTTTCAGGCAGCACCAGGAGTCCTACAGGCAATGGTCACCATAGTTCTTCGGGACAATCCAGCAACACATGCATGAAACTAAAGCGTGCAGCACCAACTGAAATGCCCAAAAGTCCT CAGGAGCTGAAGTCACCTGAAGTGAAAAAGAAGATTCAACACGTCACATGGCCATGA
- the gpr45 gene encoding high-affinity lysophosphatidic acid receptor, giving the protein MDVYTMSMCNTSTLEPCDLLEPIEAELPDVETSLMPAMLRVALAAIMIFMITIGFLGNAIVCLIVYQKPAMRSAINLLLATLAFSDIMLSLLCMPFTAVTVATTDWSFGPGFCRASVMLYWLFVLEGVSILLIISVDRFLIIVQRQDKLTPHRAKILIAASWALSFCVSLPSVVGWRTAGTAKQAPQCILGYSDSLADRGYTVLLAVAVFFVPFSVMLYSYLCILNTVRRNALRIHNHATEGSVGINHVSKLGLTGLQRPPQVNVDMSFKTRAFTTILILFIGFSVCWLPHTVVSLLAVFSRQFYFSPAFYPVSVGALWLSYLKAVFNPVIYCWRIRKFREACLDFMPKTCRFFPKVPGRSRRRIRPSNIYVCSSETQSSV; this is encoded by the coding sequence ATGGACGTTTACACCATGTCCATGTGTAATACCAGTACATTGGAGCCATGTGACCTGCTGGAGCCAATAGAGGCAGAGCTGCCCGACGTTGAGACGTCCCTCATGCCTGCCATGCTCAGGGTGGCACTGGCTGCCATCATGATCTTCATGATCACCATTGGTTTCCTGGGCAATGCCATTGTGTGCCTGATCGTCTATCAGAAACCAGCTATGCGATCGGCCATCAACCTGCTTCTGGCCACATTGGCCTTCTCGGACATCATGCTCTCCCTGTTGTGTATGCCTTTCACCGCTGTCACTGTGGCAACCACGGACTGGAGTTTTGGACCTGGGTTCTGTCGAGCCTCTGTCATGCTTTATTGGCTCTTTGTCCTGGAGGGTGTGTCTATTTTGCTCATCATTAGCGTGGATCGATTTTTGATCATTGTTCAGAGGCAGGACAAACTGACACCGCATCGAGCCAAAATTTTGATTGCAGCATCGTGGGCATTGTCTTTTTGCGTGTCCCTCCCTTCTGTGGTGGGCTGGAGGACTGCAGGAACAGCTAAACAGGCTCCCCAGTGCATCCTGGGATACAGTGACTCGCTGGCTGACAGAGGCTACACTGTACTGTTAGCAGTGGCTGTTTTCTTTGTGCCATTTAGTGTCATGTTGTACTCTTATCTGTGCATTCTGAACACAGTGCGGAGAAATGCACTCCGTATCCACAACCATGCCACTGAAGGCAGTGTGGGAATCAACCATGTGAGCAAGCTGGGTCTAACAGGTCTGCAGCGCCCCCCGCAGGTCAATGTTGACATGAGCTTCAAGACTAGAGCCTTCACCACAATCCTCATCCTCTTTATCGGCTTCTCTGTGTGCTGGCTGCCTCACACAGTAGTGAGTCTGCTGGCAGTGTTCAGCCGGCAGTTCTACTTCAGCCCGGCATTCTACCCAGTCAGTGTAGGGGCCCTGTGGCTCAGTTACCTCAAAGCTGTCTTCAACCCTGTCATCTACTGCTGGAGAATCCGCAAGTTTCGTGAGGCCTGTTTGGACTTTATGCCCAAAACCTGCAGGTTCTTTCCCAAGGTTCCAGGCCGAAGTCGCCGACGCATAAGGCCCAGCAATATTTATGTCTGTAGCAGTGAGACCCAGTCTTCAGTTTAG